The Candidatus Desulfofervidus auxilii DNA segment AGGTGTAACTTGAATAGATGGATGAGCTGGTTTTTGTGGAATTTTAATTTGTATTTTATGTAAGGGTGGCCCTGAAATATATTGAGGAGGTAAGGTTTTTACCAGATATATCAATTCATTGGGACAATAAAATTCTATACCTGCTTCAGCCGCTCTTTTTGCCTGAATTTCTAAAAGCACAGGCTTTTTATCACGCCTTTTCCCAATACGTAAAGAAAGTTCTTTATCTATAGTGAGGTGAACATATTGCCTACCCATAGGTAGAAGCCCTTTTTCTAAAATATGGGGATAAGCCTTGCGGGTAGTAGCATGGTAGAGCAACTTAGGAGGTATAACTGATTGATAATCAAGTTGCACTGCTAAGGAATGTCCATAACTAGCCCTAATTTTATCTCCTCTTATTTCAAACCGTTGTTTATCATTAAAATTAACTATATCTTTAATATGAGAGATGCGCACAAAAGACCATCCTTTTTCTTCAATGATGGCTTGATGGAGTTCTTTAAGGGAAACAAAACCTTCTTGGTCTAAGACTAGTCCAAATTCATCAGGGTGGTGACGAAGGATATAGCTCATTAACTTACTCAAGCCCTTTAAGGTCTTTTGGTAGTTTCTTTGCTTCATTTTACCCCATCCACCTCAATTTCAATTCTCTGGCTGCTTTTACCTCATCTAGTCTCTTTACTGGAGTAGTTACAGGGGTATTTTTTAACACATCAGGGTGTTCTTCTGCTAACTTGGCAATTTCAATCATAACCTCAATGAATTCATCCAATGTTTCCTTTGATTCAGTTTCTGTAGGTTCAATCATCAATGCTTCCTTTACAATGGGAGGGAAATAAATGGTAGGTGGATGAAATCCCTTGTCTATCAAATATTTGGCAATATCCAAGGCACGAATACCCTTTTCTGCTTGTCTTTTGGCGGAAAATACACATTCATGCATACACACCCTATCAAAGGGTAAATCATAGTAATCCTTGAGAAACGCACGTATATAATTTGCATTTAAAACAGCCTTTTCACTTACAGAGATAAGTCCTGACTTTCCTAAAAGCAAAATATAGGCATGGGCCTTTAAAACGACTAAAAAATTTCCATAAAAAGGAGCAATAAAGCCTATAGAATGTGGCTTATCATATTCTAAGCTAAATTTTCCATCTTTTTTAATTATCCTTGGGATAGGCAGAAATTCAACTAATTGTTTTTTGACACCAATCGGCCCTGCCCCT contains these protein-coding regions:
- a CDS encoding RNA 2'-phosphotransferase, which gives rise to MKQRNYQKTLKGLSKLMSYILRHHPDEFGLVLDQEGFVSLKELHQAIIEEKGWSFVRISHIKDIVNFNDKQRFEIRGDKIRASYGHSLAVQLDYQSVIPPKLLYHATTRKAYPHILEKGLLPMGRQYVHLTIDKELSLRIGKRRDKKPVLLEIQAKRAAEAGIEFYCPNELIYLVKTLPPQYISGPPLHKIQIKIPQKPAHPSIQVTPGSFLLTEDMIIKEKQSRAERYARKKLKKKKP